One Camelus ferus isolate YT-003-E chromosome 31, BCGSAC_Cfer_1.0, whole genome shotgun sequence genomic window, AGCTGACCCCCTCACTCCTCACCCCACTGGGGGTGGGGCGGTCTGCGCTCAGGTCATCATGCTCACAGCCACCAGACAGGGATCCCGAGCAGTGCGCGGACACACACCCCAGTGTCCGAGGCTCCGCTGGGGCGTGGTGGGCTGGGCTGGTGCAAGGTGATGCAAAACTGTCCCCAGTCTGGCACAAAACATTACAActtcaggggtggggagggtatagctcagcagtagagtgaatgcttagcatgcacgaggtcctgggttcattcctcaGAATCTCCatcagtaaatacataaataaacgcAATTACCACCTTAcccaccaggggaaaaaaattactacttCATAAATTTTAATAGGCCCATTTCTGTGATAGAAAGgcttgtacaccagaaattgacctaTTGTctctgactatactttaaaaattattcatcagCCCTCTAAAGTGACACATTTTCCAGGCCCCCACTTAGGAAGCTTACATTTGTGTACCTCTAGCCCTGACACTCAGAGGCCTGAAGTTCCAATACATCTAAATTTTAAGTATCCTATTTGGAAGGATATGTTCCATTCAAGGAGCTATAAGGGGTAACATGTAGGTACCCACAGgggatttttgtatgtttttagcACCTGCTGCCTAAAAGGCTGCAAACTGAACTtttatacagtttaaaaaagaagactgaagCTATTATGAGTAGTCTTTCCCCATGAAGCATGCACACCTCACGTCAGAAAGCCCAGTTCTCTCGTAATATGTGTGCAAGAGTGTGAGAACCTTTCTCCCTTGAATTAAGAGCAAGCACTGTCTGAAGTAAACAAGTAACATGGGTGTGCGCATTGCTTCTCAGACACTCGCAAGATTCGGGATGGGTGAGCACCAGACCCTGTCAGCCGGGACTAGTGCTAACACGGACACAGAGAGCAAGGCCCAGCTGGTGGTGGGGGCTTTCTCATCATTGTCACTGCCATCCAGACTCTACTGTGATGCTTCTAGTTTTAGATGGAGAGAGTCCAAGCCCCTCCTTCTGGGTGTGCAAGTCTATAGAATcaaagcccagccctgcctgggtcaCAGACTGGCAGTTGCGAAGGAAGTGAGGCCTGAACGGAATTTTTCAACTTaatgttttctctgttatttctccaatatgtatttataataataatatatatctttttttttttaatctacggAAGGATTTTTTTCAGAACATCGAAGGAAGTATTTTTACAGCCAGTCTCCACAACAAATGGCTCAGTGTCCTTGATGAACGGAATGCGGAGGAAAAAATAACTGCCACCCGGAGGTAATGACAGTCACACTCCAAAAACACAACCAACATCCTCTTAGGAAAATATCAGCTCATAGTTCACAGCTTTGTCTACTAAAGTAATGACCAGTGTCAAAGGGCTGCATCTGCTACCCACAGAAGCCACCTGAAAAACAGATGCATGCACTCCTGCTGTTACTCAATTCCTGTTTTTATCCTAATCTTATTAATATGGACTCCAGACCAGTTAACACCTGCTGAAGACACGGAACTGCTGCAGATGAAATCCACTGGTCAAAACAGAGATGCCAGAGAACGAATCTGCCAGTGTTACaatcttaatttttcaaatacttaacCACAGAAGTTAGTATCTGGTCCAGAAATTGAAATCAATGAAACATTTCTGTGTGCATTCACGCTTAGAACTCTGCGAGAGAGGACTGTGTGCATGGTTTACAATCACGTACTctattctctgtctctgtatttccattttctaagCAAAACGACATGCTTTGTTTAAAAGTGCATTTTCCTGTCTGTACGCTTTTGGACCAGCTGCCAAGAGCCAGTGTTGACCTCCTGAGACACCTTTTTCGAGTGCTCCACAACACTGAGCAACACTCCTCATTCAATCAGATGACAGCTTATAACTTATCACGCTGTCTAGCCCCAAGCCTTCTTGGTCCACCTAATGCCACCAGCTCACAATCAGAAGAGGACTTCACAAAAAAGGTAATGAGACCTCTCATCTTCATGCCTTGTGGGGCATGGTCCCCACTTTGAACCTGAAACCTGAGGTACTAGCCATGATAGTCCAGGTTTTTCAAGTGCACATCTTAAACATGCTCCCCTGGAGTGGCAGAGTCACTGAcctggtggggtgaggggaggtggtgggTCGTTAAGTGGGAAACTGAGAGCAGTAGAGGCATTTCTCCTTTCCCATCCAGGAGACTGAACCACAGAGAGCTAAGAGCAGGATGATGGGACAGAACAGAACCTGAGCTTTGGGGTCTGACAGCCGAGGCTCAACTCTCAGCCTAATCACTGAGGGAGTGTGAACTACGGCGAAGGTCCCATCGTTTCATCATCACAGAATGACAACACCACCCAGCTCCTCTGGTCACTGCTGGCACATCGCGTTGGCTTGGGCAAGATGAGCACCCACGGCTCCACATACACTGGCCTTCCTCTGCCAGCTGTGGTCCCTCACGAGGACACTCGGCTCCTATGTCACCCCCACTGCAGGGTGAGGGGGCTAGGAAAAGATTCCAGAACATCCAGAGACACAACAGGCCTAATCATATCACAGCTCTGCCCCAAGCTCAACCGGACAGCCAGCATGAGATGAGGCAGTGCAGACACGTCTCCTCTCCAGCTGCTTCCTTCCTTcacaagaaaaatcacagaaatctcTGCTTCTGAACTTTCACATATTTCCTCACTTAAGAAGTAAATTTCTCAAGTTTTTGTCTATTGGATGCTTTATGAATTTTTGTAAGatgctatatgtcaatttatctcaataaaactgaagaaaatgaaacaaaaacaaacaaataaaatttagtaaGAGAATATGCAGATTCATCTCAAGAATCCTTCATAGGTCACTTGAAAATTGTCCTAGTTTTAAACATGTAACCATCGTTACAAAAACATTAGCTATTGAACAAGGCcacaaattataattttaacccactgatttaaaagaattttaaaatctgtacccAAAGTACTCATGAAAGTATCACTATTTCTTAGAGAAAACTGATTTGtagactcatttttttaatcaactctgaatttttctcagaattctcttACAGGTTTTAGATCAAAGACTTACATATGAAATGATTTCTAACTGTGCCATATGGAAAAGAACACCCTGCTGCGCCCTCATGTGTTTCAGGTTTCTCTGGTACAGTTCCTCCTTGAGAACTGCCTCCAGCTCCGGGGAGAAGACACCCCTTCCCTCTGGGAAGCACGCGGCCACTCCTGACAAAGGTGACATCACTACTGACAGGGAGGGGGCGGCAGGGTGTGGGAACCATGTAACTGGCTTTGGTGGGAAAGGCAGCAGGGCTGCCAGGGCTCATGGGAGACGCTCGGACAGTGCAGTTCTGGAGCCCAAATCACATCACAAGAGCAGTGATCTCCACCTGCTCCACGTCAGGGCCGCTTTCATACTGTCCTGAGACCAAAGAAAGGATAAGGCAGATCTGACTGCAGGAAGTTGCTAGTACAGCATTAGGAGACATTAGGGTATAATACAGTGTTTGgaaattttttcaaacaaaactttaaatggGACTCATATATATGAGATGTGCTCAGGCTGAAACTAGAGTGAGGGGCCAGAGCACTGCCTTGTttattccccacccccttttttccTGCTTAATAGTACCTGAGGTACCACAGGTTTCCAGTGCCTTTGAAACAGGTTGAAAAGAACCTGcatcaatgagaaaaaaaggacttGATTTGATGTGAAACCACCTTTCCAGACTGTCAGCGCCTGGGCCCCTGTTCACCAGCTGTGTTACCTCTGGCCAGTTATTTTAGCTcgctttcagtttcttcatctctaaaatgtgaataaaaacaacatctaaattttaggattattgtcAAGATTAATCATGGATGTAAACTAAATTTGTGAAAAAGCAATTACTGGGGCCAGTAGAAGTTCCTCTGAGAACCCTGAGCTAGGACTGTCTGAGCCTAGGTCATCACAGCTAACTGGCTGCAGTCCATTTCATAACGATGAGGTTAGATTCAGAACCTGGGGACATGGATCATGAGACTCTTTGAATgagggggggcaggtaattaggttggtttgtatgtttgttttttatgttaatggaggtactggggcttgaacccacaacctcatgTGTAGTAAGTACGCACTGAACCACTGAGCTATCAGCCTCTCCCAATCCCTTTGCAGTTTTgacattttttggttttatgaCATTTATCTCACTGCTTTGAGGAAATCTTTAGGAAAATCTATTTAATCAGGAATTTACTTGAGTCTAGAACCTGAGACTGTGCTTTACTAAGATAACTGTTTTTGAATTCATCAGTGACAACAGGACAACCCCTGGAATCAACACGAATGACAGTGGCAGTTattttcaaaagtccacaaggACAGTATGAGGCCAAGTGCCCAACTACCACGGGTCTGCACACATGCCTGTCCACGATTCTTGAAGTCCCTGAAGAACAGAAGTGGCCATAATCACATTTGACCCTTCCTCTCTTCTATCTTTATTCCTCACATAttgtttcacttttcttcctcctctattCTGCATGTTTacaatgatttattaaaaatgggTTAGTAACCACTTTATTTGCTTATGGCCCATATTAACACCTTGGTGGAGGCTCACCTGGGCAGTCTGCGTCTCAACTAAGGTCACTTCTGCACCTGCAGTCAACGGGCAGCTCAGCTGGGGCTGACTCACGTGTCTGTTGGCTAGTGCTGGCTCTAGGTGGATCCTCATCTCTTCAGCAAGCGAGCCCGGCCTTCTTCATACGGTGGAGGAAGAGCTCCCAACAACAAGACGCTTTTCAAGAGTCCATGTAGGGGAGGGCTGCACAAAGGACCACAAGGATAATGAGTTATTCATCACTTACTGAGGGCTGTGACTGTCATCGACCACACGATACCCAGAACCCGAGATGCATTCCTACCGCACACCTACTCTTCTTCATGAGCTGTTAATCCTCCATTCTTTACACCAGCATTTTCGTAGGATATTAAGACGTTTGCTAGGGAGTATCTTTGAAATAATCATTGATTTTCCCCCTACGTATTTCTTGCTCTATCTTACTCCCTGCCTTAAGCTGTCTTAAGAGACAGACCATTCCTCAGAGAACAGAAGTTACAGAAGAATATGAGGAATAACAGAGCTGTTTGTTGCCTATGAGTTTTAAGCATTCAGTTTtctaggaaacaaaaataattcatggCATAAAGATTTAGGTGGGAATCTCATGGGGAAAGCCCAGAACAATGAGGTGTACAGGACATGTGCACCGTTTCCTGAATAGAAAACAACAGGAATCAGGAAGCCCTCACAGAACAGCGAACTCACATCTCTGAGACCGAGCCAGGTAGAGTCGCACAGAACTTCCTGCACCTCAGCAGGGAACAGATCAGTGAAATGGTTCCATCAATCTGAGCATAGTAGGGAAGGAATAAAGTCATTGGATTTGCTGAGACAGGTCTCAGCAACAGCTGTGCAGGCCAGCTCCCCAGGACCAGACAGCAACTAGCACAGCTCAGCAGGTGCCCAGTGTACGCAGGGATCCCCAGGCTTACGGCGCCCAGCCCAGGAGACCCCAGAGGAAGGTGGGGCGGGGGACTTGGTGCCCCCAGGAAGGTGCCCCCTCATCAGGCAGGATTGGCCCCCGTAGAGGTGGAGGGTCAGCAACATGGACAGGGGGTGAGTTCAGTGGAAACGGGAGCAGAGGACGTGCTGAATCCTTCGAGGTCTGCTGCCCTCGCTCTCCGAGACCCCTCACTCCCTGCTGACCCCCTGCCCTACCCGCTTGATACCACAGTCCTGACTCCCAGCCTCGTAACCTCTCACACAACCACAGCACTCCGAGCCTGGTCTGCCCCACAACCTGCCACTAGCCTACCCATCCAACAAATGGTGCCCAGGATCCTTCACAAAGGCCACTGGGACAAGGACAAGTGAGTTAGTTAACACACATTTCCAAACCTTGTAAGAGCTGGGCTGATGGACGCTGGGCAGAGGGCCACACAGCAGGTCCTTGCAGAGGGGTGACCTGTAGGTGGCAGGACAGGCCCCAGGAGTGCAATGGCAAAGATTATATGTCGGGAGAGGCTGAGCTGCAGGCCACACAGGGCCGGCACCTCCTCTCCTGGGAACACCCCTCCTGGCCACACTGCTGTCACATTTGACCACAGTCCACCCTATGCTTAGGGGACATTCAGCCCTGAGTCCTTAGGGAGGCAAGTGCCTGCACGTGGCTGACATCATCCTGGGCGTTGGCAGCCGTGAAGGGAGCAGGTGGGCGCAGCAGTGATGCCTTCTGACAGGTGCCCCTTCCCCGCCCGCACTAAAGCACATCCTAGACATGAACACTGGTCCCCACCCAGCAAGGGAGAAGGCGCTGTCCTCCCCCAACCTCCACTCTCACCCGTTTAGACGTTTGTATGGCCAACCCCAGCAAGGACCGCTCCTGGACTGACACCACGGCGGAACAGAAGTGACCTTGCACTTGCACCTGTTGACCACTTCCCAGGCTCAGGGTGGATGCCCTGGGTTTCCATCCTGCCCGCAGGACACCACCCTTCCCCCTATGGAATGTGGTCCCCACAAATGGGGGTCCCCAGGGGCTCTGGCCCCCTAGGGGTTGTGACCCCCCTGCCCTCTGAGGGGCTGGGTCTGCATCGCTGTCTCCTGTGGTCTCACAGCCTGCAGTTCTGGCCCTGCCAGAGAACCAGCTGCTTGGGCTGGAAGCCCAGGAGGCGGGCAGCTGCTCAGCTCACTCAAAACTTGCAGGATTGCAACGCAGGCTCCTTGGCCTCGGCCTCTCCCCTTGACTCCATAGTCCCTGGTGGTGATGATCAGGGGAGCATGCATGGGCTCCTAACCTCCAGCACATGGAAAGGAAGCTTCTCCTTGCCCTTTCCCCCATCTCAATATTAACAGCTTCCTGcgcattttatcatttaatcttgGAAATAATCCACAGCTCAGCTGTGtagatacagaaactgaggctcagagaggtggtaGGATTGCCAGATGCCACACAGCAAGACAGCAGGAGGGCCAGGATTCCAGTTTTTATCTGTCTCACCACCTCACATCCCCTCCACCTCGCCAAAGCCTACAACATCTGAGCTGTGCAATCAGGATTGGGAAACAGACCTGAAAGGGACCCTCAAGGATGGCCTAACACCCAGACCAGGTGGAGGGGGGCCTCCCTAAGGCCAATTCCACACCAGGGCAGAGCCCCCATCAACGGAGCTTTCCCAGGCCGTCTGCAGAGCTTTCCAGGCTGCCCTGGGCATCAGCCAAGGACTGGCCCCATGCAGGACATGTGGGTTGTGGTCTCTGACCGGAGGACCCTCACTTGCATCTCAGGCACACCCTGACCTGGAAAAGGTCAGGGGATCCTTGGCcctccttctttcacttagacCTCTAGGACACATCCTCTTGTACCCACAACATCTGGAAGTCCTCCTCCATGTCTGGCTGCAATCCTTCCTGCTGCAGGGGACACCTGTTACCATCTCTGCAACACAAGCAGGTCCTTCCTCCCTCAAGCACACAGTGACCGCTCCCACATGTGGGAGACCATTTGCTGCCTCTTGTCCAAACTTCAGAAATTTGGAATACCTGGGTCACGGACCCAGGCCCCAACTCCTGGGCTCAGACCTGAGGAATCAACGTCAGTGACATCTgattctccccactccccaggtcCAGGGTGACagaaggagctggggcaggggcccctccctgcctgagtTGAGGGGAGGTTGCAGGGGACCCCGGGCCCCTCAAATCAAAACTCCCAGAGAAGATGCTGTGCCTCCCCCATCAGACCAGGGTCTCCAGGAAGGCCCAGCCACTGCCCACCCCTCTGCAGGCCACCAGTTCCTCACCACAGGCTCCTCCCAACCCACTCTGGCCAAAGCCCCCATGTCACCAAACCCCAGGGACAACCACCTGGCCCTTTCGCGCCACTTCTGAGCTCTCCTTCTGCCCTCAGTCAGCACCCCAGGGCCTGACCCTGAGCTGAGACTCGAGCTTCCTCTGTGGCTCCCCAGCCCTCAGATTCCTTGGTCAGTCAAGAATACAGCCAGCAACCTCCTTCCACCCCCACATCACCCCCATCCACCCAGCGCACTCCCTGGACAGCTGGCCTCCTGATCACATATCCCCCTGATGCCAAGTTGTCCTTGACAGCATGTTAGGCCAGTCACTGCCATGGTAAGCTGCCCCTCTGGTGGCTGTCCGAGGCCTGCACACCCGCCGGCTGCATACCACCTGTATGTCCTTGAACCTCTGTCCAGTTGTCCCACTACGTGATAGCCTTATGTTCCTGCTTGCGTCCTCCTCTGGGAGGGCGGGACCAGGACCTGGCTTGCTCACCCCATGCCTGCACCCCAGTAGGGGCAGAGTGCCCAGCCAAGACTTGCTATGGGGGGGACAAGTGAAGCCACGTGGCCGGGCAGCAtggcccctctctgcccctccaacCTGGCGGCAACCTCCAGGAACCCtcctacctccctccctctcatacCCATACACCCATCATCAATCAGCCTTCATGTCAAAATGCACCAGGACTCTCACTGCTGTTTTCCATTCCGTGGCCACCACCCTGGTGGGACCCACTGCCAGCCTcccccctgcctgcctctgcctgtcCCCAGCACACTGCCATCACTGGAAATATGCCAAGACACAtgctctgctcaaaaccttcctgctgctccctcctcactCAGAGCAAAGGTCATGCCGCCCTCAGGGACCCCACAGGCCCCAGGGACTGGCCCACCTTTCCtgaccctccccactccccacctcaaGTACACTCGTCCAGCCACACTCAGACGGGGAACCCCAGCTCCCTGCAACCCCGCCCTCGGAGACCTGCCTTATTCCAACTTCAGCCCCTGTGCGGGGCCACAGCCTTATCCTGGTGTCTCACGTGAGGTTGCTCAGAGAAGGCTGCCTGGCTCCTGTCACCAGCTGCCAGAGCGGAGTAGCCTGGCCCCCATCCAACTCAGAACGCCCCCCAGGGGACCTCCCCTGGGGCCCCAGTGCGTCAGAGCCTGGGAGGAGGCTCAGCCTGTGGCTCCCTGCCATCCTGCTCCCTGCAGAGCTCCCTGGTggctcagcccagccccaggagggGGAACTGGACAGCCAAGGCCACTGCTGGCCACTCAGGGCCGAGCTGCCTCCCCTGCGAAGTAGGCACACATCTTCACCCCGCATGCTGCTCAGGGAGACAACAGAGATACAGGGCTCAGCACAGGGCCCGGCACGCTCATGGGAGATCAGCAGACAGTAACACAGAGGGTGCATTGGGGGCGCAGCCTACCTGCTCACCCACTGAGCCTGGGCCTTCTCAGCATTCAGGATGCCTCCTGCAGGCCCGCGAAGCAGGCGTTATTATAGGACTGTGGGAATCAGGGCCCCCTGGGGTTTGATGGGCTAATTCACACTGGAGTGGGAAGGCCTCATACCTGTCCTCCCACACAGCAGAAAGAAGCCTGGATGGGAGAAGCTAGCCCCACTGAGGGAACAGGGAGTGGCCAAGATGTCTCTGCAGGCAGGGGCTTCTAGGAGCCCTTCAAAACTTCTCAGCTGGTCCTTTGTGCTCCTGAAAGCACGCATGCCAGGTACAAGCCCCGCCAAATCATGCTTCACATGTCCAGAGTGCCAACCGCCCACCTCTACTTATTGCCGTCTGACCCACAGACCAAGGCTTGTGCTGGgttgcctcctccagggagcccaccTGGATAAGCTGGGAGTTCCTGAGCACTGCACCTGGCTCCTCCAACAGGTCCTACccggctgctgggctggggctccctgcccaggccccacctcccccagcagctGGAGCTCATCAGGGCTCTCAAGCCCCCCCGCAGCCCTGGTGGCCCTGCTCCCACACGCCAGCTGGGATGGAGCCACTAGGGACTCAGAACACagcaccctctcctgcctccaggccttcaTCTTGGCCGTTCCCTCTGAGCacatcccctcctgtcccctggctGACTCAGCTTCATCCTTCAGGGCTCTCCCGAGGCCCTGCCATCTCCTGGAAGCCTCCTCAAACTCCCACTCTGTGCCCAGCTCCCATCTGACCACTAGCCTGTCAGAAACCCCCTCCCCGGGCAGGCCCATGTCTGCTTCCCGAGATCAGTGCCATGTCCTCTCTGTTGAGGGTCTGGGGGCAATGTTTGTGACCTGAGGGGACCCTGGGGGGTGGAGACCTGCCTGACTTTGGTCTTGCTGAGTGAGCTGCTGGGTGAGAGCCATGCACCCTCAGGCCTGTGTCCCTGCCCATGGGGGGCAGGCTCTC contains:
- the LOC102504147 gene encoding uncharacterized protein LOC102504147, producing MEPRRQAVVTTAAPENAHLSWRQEAGLRSAQHPKRGGACDNQCGSSNINITLSETSQDFFQNIEGSIFTASLHNKWLSVLDERNAEEKITATRRFLWYSSSLRTASSSGEKTPLPSGKHAATPDKVTTGQPLESTRMTVAVIFKSPQGQYEAKCPTTTGLHTCLSTILEVPEEQKWP